A stretch of [Clostridium] scindens DNA encodes these proteins:
- a CDS encoding LysM peptidoglycan-binding domain-containing protein, with protein METSRLHVARKRQRQVFMKKLILGFAGCALVLALSVILSNGFVDAHGNSTESPVRHKYYKSIEIASGDTLWDIAKEYMNEDYDSIYAYIDELKDINGLTSDGIQESQYLTVAYYDTAFR; from the coding sequence ATGGAGACCAGCAGATTACACGTGGCAAGAAAAAGACAGAGACAAGTATTTATGAAGAAGTTGATATTAGGTTTTGCGGGCTGTGCGCTTGTATTGGCCTTAAGCGTTATTTTAAGCAATGGATTTGTAGACGCCCATGGCAATTCCACGGAGTCTCCGGTCAGACATAAGTATTATAAGAGTATTGAGATTGCATCCGGCGATACCTTATGGGATATCGCAAAGGAATATATGAATGAAGACTATGATTCGATCTATGCTTATATCGACGAACTGAAAGATATTAACGGGCTTACATCCGATGGTATTCAGGAAAGCCAGTATCTTACAGTCGCATACTATGATACGGCGTTCAGATAA
- the lexA gene encoding transcriptional repressor LexA produces the protein MAQGKISPKQQEILEYIKSQILERGFPPAVRDICEAVHLKSTSSVHSHLETLEKNGYIRRDPTKPRAIEILDESFNFTRREMVNVPMVGRVAAGEPLLAEQNVENYFPIPMEFMPNNQTFMLRVKGDSMINIGIFDGDLVLVEQRQTARNGEVIVALVEDGATVKRFFKEEGVFRLQPENDALDPIIVKEVQILGKVIGVFRFLS, from the coding sequence ATGGCTCAAGGTAAGATTAGTCCGAAGCAGCAGGAAATATTAGAATACATAAAATCACAGATACTGGAAAGAGGCTTTCCGCCTGCGGTGCGTGATATTTGCGAGGCTGTGCATCTCAAGTCCACTTCCAGCGTCCACTCCCACCTGGAGACGCTGGAGAAGAATGGCTACATACGCAGGGATCCGACGAAGCCAAGAGCGATAGAGATACTGGATGAATCTTTTAACTTTACCCGCAGGGAGATGGTCAACGTGCCAATGGTAGGCAGGGTTGCCGCAGGCGAGCCGCTGCTTGCCGAGCAGAACGTCGAGAACTACTTCCCGATTCCCATGGAATTCATGCCTAATAACCAGACGTTTATGCTGCGTGTCAAGGGCGACAGCATGATTAATATAGGCATTTTTGACGGAGATCTTGTTCTTGTGGAGCAAAGACAGACCGCCCGCAACGGCGAGGTGATTGTCGCTCTTGTTGAGGACGGCGCAACGGTGAAGCGCTTTTTCAAAGAAGAAGGCGTCTTTCGCCTGCAGCCCGAGAATGATGCCTTGGATCCAATTATCGTAAAAGAGGTTCAGATACTCGGCAAAGTGATTGGAGTCTTCCGTTTCCTTTCATAA
- a CDS encoding MerR family transcriptional regulator, which translates to MLSIGEFSNICQVSTKTLRYYAEIGLILPDEINPENGYRYYSIEQLKRMLFINRLKSYNFSLEEIRAILDAKKPQDEKLYVELIRKKRELKKMVQELRDTHDRLNKDILTLEQGRSIMSYMENIDVSLVEVPMMYLVSIRKNVRECEFEEEYANCFGRIFEKIEDLGLTTAAPPMALFHSAEFSPAGLDMEFAVPVKEHATGTRDFCPGLCLKTTLYGSYSELSSVYTRQREWAEKEGYVSSSAVFEVYVANPSQAQEDSLITEIYYPVSKRLTIKDNRLR; encoded by the coding sequence ATGTTATCTATCGGCGAGTTTTCAAACATCTGCCAGGTGTCAACCAAGACGCTTCGCTATTATGCAGAAATCGGACTGATTCTGCCGGATGAGATCAATCCTGAGAACGGGTACAGGTACTACTCGATCGAACAGTTAAAAAGGATGCTTTTTATCAACCGGCTGAAGTCCTATAATTTCTCTTTAGAAGAGATTAGGGCGATTCTGGACGCAAAGAAGCCGCAGGATGAAAAACTTTATGTGGAATTGATCAGGAAAAAAAGGGAACTTAAGAAGATGGTACAGGAACTAAGAGATACTCACGACCGCCTGAATAAGGATATCTTAACCTTGGAACAGGGAAGATCCATTATGTCTTATATGGAAAATATTGATGTAAGCCTGGTCGAAGTGCCCATGATGTATCTTGTATCCATTCGAAAGAATGTCCGTGAATGTGAGTTCGAGGAAGAATACGCCAATTGTTTTGGACGGATCTTTGAGAAAATCGAGGACTTGGGCCTGACGACAGCCGCTCCGCCTATGGCGCTATTTCACAGTGCCGAATTCAGTCCGGCAGGCCTTGATATGGAATTTGCCGTTCCTGTAAAAGAGCATGCCACCGGAACAAGAGACTTTTGCCCGGGACTTTGCCTGAAAACAACTTTGTATGGCTCCTATTCGGAACTGTCTTCCGTATATACCAGACAGAGGGAATGGGCGGAAAAGGAAGGATATGTAAGCAGCAGCGCGGTTTTTGAAGTGTATGTGGCAAATCCATCGCAAGCACAGGAGGATAGTCTGATAACAGAAATTTACTATCCGGTCTCAAAGCGATTAACAATAAAAGACAACAGATTGCGATAG
- the rsfS gene encoding ribosome silencing factor, whose product MEQAKEMARVAFEALEDKKGEDTCVIDISHISVLADYFVISNGNSDSQVKALVDNVEEKMHKAGFIQKQGEGRNGGSWVLLDYGDIIVHVFDDENREFYNLERIWSDGRRFGDIKDL is encoded by the coding sequence ATGGAACAAGCAAAGGAAATGGCACGCGTCGCATTTGAGGCGCTGGAAGATAAAAAAGGAGAAGACACCTGTGTCATTGATATCTCGCATATCTCGGTACTTGCAGATTATTTTGTTATATCCAATGGGAACAGCGACAGCCAGGTAAAAGCCCTGGTTGACAATGTGGAAGAAAAGATGCACAAGGCCGGATTCATCCAGAAGCAGGGAGAAGGACGAAATGGCGGCTCTTGGGTACTTCTGGATTACGGTGATATTATCGTGCATGTATTTGACGATGAAAACAGAGAATTTTATAATCTGGAGCGCATTTGGAGCGACGGAAGACGATTCGGCGACATAAAAGATTTATAG
- the yqeK gene encoding bis(5'-nucleosyl)-tetraphosphatase (symmetrical) YqeK, whose product MNQKITRIRRKLMAELDKERYEHTLGVMYTAASMAMRYDADIDKALMAGLLHDCAKCISGENKIKLCGRYHLSVSEVEKANPSLLHAKLGAFLAAKKYHVDDKEIVNAIASHTTGRPHMSLLEKIIYIADYIEPGREELPNMAEVRKLAFHDIDACLYRILKDSLVYLDSRNIPIDPMTEKSYQYYKEKLDQKEE is encoded by the coding sequence ATGAATCAAAAGATAACCAGAATACGCCGTAAGCTGATGGCGGAACTGGACAAAGAGCGTTATGAGCATACCCTGGGCGTCATGTATACTGCCGCGTCCATGGCAATGCGCTACGATGCGGACATTGATAAGGCGCTGATGGCAGGACTGCTCCATGACTGCGCCAAATGTATATCCGGCGAGAACAAGATCAAGCTCTGCGGCCGATATCATCTGAGCGTTTCCGAAGTGGAGAAGGCCAATCCCAGCCTGCTGCACGCGAAACTGGGGGCTTTCCTGGCGGCAAAGAAGTACCATGTTGACGACAAGGAGATTGTGAACGCCATTGCCAGCCACACTACCGGAAGGCCGCACATGTCGCTGCTGGAGAAGATTATTTATATCGCCGATTATATCGAGCCTGGCAGGGAAGAACTTCCAAATATGGCGGAAGTACGGAAACTGGCTTTTCATGATATCGATGCCTGCCTGTACCGGATATTAAAGGATTCGCTGGTATATCTTGACAGCAGGAACATCCCGATTGACCCTATGACAGAGAAATCATATCAATATTATAAAGAGAAATTAGATCAGAAGGAGGAATAG
- the nadD gene encoding nicotinate-nucleotide adenylyltransferase, producing the protein MKIGIMGGTFDPIHNGHLMLGQAAYETFHLDQIWFMPNGHPPHKDRTTIESDVDDRIEMVRLAIGGKEEFRLELYEACREEVSYSYSTMEFFNQIYPEDEFYFIIGADSLFAIETWAHPERLFPTCTVLATYRDEINTRAEMEEQIQYLTRKYDAHIRLLATPLMSVSSSELRREIKSGKSIAAYVPSSVEDYIIRNHLYERNGSI; encoded by the coding sequence ATGAAGATTGGAATCATGGGAGGGACGTTTGATCCGATCCATAATGGGCATCTTATGCTGGGACAGGCTGCATATGAAACATTCCATCTGGATCAGATATGGTTCATGCCCAATGGGCATCCTCCCCACAAAGACAGAACTACAATTGAATCCGACGTAGATGACCGGATCGAGATGGTGAGACTGGCAATTGGCGGAAAGGAAGAATTCCGGCTGGAATTGTATGAGGCATGCCGGGAGGAAGTATCTTATAGCTACAGTACGATGGAATTTTTTAATCAGATATATCCGGAGGATGAGTTTTATTTTATCATCGGCGCGGACTCGCTGTTTGCCATCGAGACTTGGGCGCATCCGGAACGGTTATTTCCAACCTGTACCGTACTGGCCACCTACCGTGACGAGATCAATACCAGGGCTGAGATGGAAGAGCAGATTCAGTATCTGACGCGAAAGTACGATGCCCATATCCGGCTATTGGCGACGCCTTTGATGAGCGTATCGTCGAGCGAGCTAAGAAGAGAGATTAAAAGCGGCAAGTCGATCGCAGCCTATGTTCCATCCAGCGTGGAAGACTATATTATCAGAAATCATCTGTATGAGAGGAATGGCAGCATATGA
- the yhbY gene encoding ribosome assembly RNA-binding protein YhbY, which translates to MTTKQRAYLKSLAMTMDPIFQIGKNSMTPELTKAVAEALQARELIKISVLKNCADDPRELADMMAERTKSQVVQVIGKKIVLYKEGKDKNKKIQLP; encoded by the coding sequence ATGACGACAAAGCAAAGAGCATACCTAAAAAGCCTTGCCATGACAATGGACCCGATCTTCCAGATTGGGAAGAACAGCATGACGCCGGAACTTACGAAAGCGGTTGCGGAAGCGCTTCAGGCACGGGAACTGATCAAGATCAGCGTGCTGAAGAACTGTGCCGATGATCCCCGCGAACTGGCGGATATGATGGCGGAACGCACCAAATCCCAAGTCGTGCAGGTGATCGGAAAGAAGATTGTCTTATATAAAGAAGGAAAAGATAAGAATAAGAAGATACAGCTGCCTTAA
- the obgE gene encoding GTPase ObgE: MFADRAKIFIKSGKGGDGHVSFRRELYVPNGGPDGGDGGRGGDVIFEVDEGLNTLQDYRHRKKYAAKDGEQGGKRRCHGKDAEDIVLKVPEGTVIKESESGKVIADMSGDNRRQVILKGGRGGLGNQHFATSTMQIPKYAQPGQPSQELWVNLELKVIADVGLVGFPNVGKSTLLSRVTNADPKIANYHFTTLNPNLGVVDLPDGRGFVMADIPGLIEGASEGVGLGHEFLRHIERTKLMIHVVDAAGTEGRDPVDDIYKINAELEAYNPDIAKRPQVIAANKVDVIYPEGEDPIQRLKDEFEPKGIRVFPISGVTGAGIKELLYFVSDRLSELDQAPVIFEPEYFPEEELIHENLPYTVEKEDDIYVVEGPKIEKMLGYTNLDSEKGFAFFQKFLKDTGILDELEAAGIQEGDTVRMYGLQFDYYK, encoded by the coding sequence ATGTTTGCAGACAGAGCAAAGATATTCATAAAATCAGGAAAAGGCGGTGACGGACACGTCAGTTTCCGCCGGGAACTCTATGTGCCAAACGGCGGGCCTGACGGCGGCGATGGCGGAAGAGGCGGCGATGTCATCTTTGAAGTGGATGAGGGGCTGAATACTCTGCAGGATTACCGGCACAGGAAGAAATATGCCGCAAAAGACGGAGAGCAAGGCGGAAAGCGCAGATGCCACGGCAAGGATGCGGAAGATATCGTGCTGAAGGTGCCGGAAGGAACCGTCATCAAGGAATCGGAATCTGGCAAAGTAATTGCCGATATGTCCGGAGACAACCGTCGGCAGGTGATCTTAAAAGGCGGAAGAGGAGGCCTGGGAAACCAGCATTTCGCAACGTCTACCATGCAGATTCCCAAATATGCCCAGCCCGGACAGCCATCCCAGGAATTGTGGGTGAATCTGGAATTGAAAGTGATCGCGGATGTGGGCCTTGTGGGATTTCCCAATGTAGGAAAGTCCACGCTTCTATCCAGGGTGACGAATGCGGATCCGAAGATTGCCAACTATCATTTTACCACGCTGAATCCAAATCTTGGCGTTGTAGACTTGCCTGATGGCAGAGGATTCGTGATGGCGGATATCCCAGGGCTGATTGAAGGGGCATCCGAAGGAGTCGGCCTGGGCCATGAATTCCTGCGCCATATCGAGCGCACCAAATTGATGATCCATGTGGTAGATGCCGCTGGTACGGAAGGCCGGGACCCGGTTGATGATATCTATAAGATCAACGCGGAATTAGAGGCCTATAACCCGGATATCGCCAAACGGCCGCAGGTGATCGCAGCCAACAAGGTGGATGTCATATACCCGGAGGGGGAAGATCCGATCCAGAGGCTGAAAGATGAATTCGAACCTAAGGGAATCCGTGTCTTCCCGATATCCGGCGTTACCGGAGCGGGAATCAAGGAACTTCTCTACTTTGTATCCGACAGGCTGAGCGAGCTGGATCAGGCGCCAGTGATCTTCGAGCCGGAATATTTCCCGGAAGAAGAACTGATCCACGAGAACCTCCCATATACCGTCGAAAAGGAAGACGATATCTATGTGGTGGAAGGCCCGAAGATCGAGAAGATGCTGGGCTATACCAACCTGGACTCGGAGAAAGGCTTTGCCTTCTTCCAGAAGTTCTTAAAGGATACCGGAATCCTGGATGAACTGGAGGCCGCAGGCATCCAGGAAGGCGACACGGTGCGGATGTACGGGCTGCAGTTTGATTATTATAAATAG
- the rpmA gene encoding 50S ribosomal protein L27, with protein sequence MMKLNLQFFAHKKGVGSTKNGRDSESKRLGAKRADGQFVKAGNILYRQRGTKIHPGINVGRGGDDTLFALVDGVVRFERKGRDKKQVSIYPVAK encoded by the coding sequence ATGATGAAATTAAACCTTCAGTTTTTCGCTCATAAAAAAGGTGTTGGTTCTACAAAGAACGGCAGAGACTCTGAATCTAAGAGACTGGGCGCTAAGAGAGCGGATGGACAGTTTGTAAAAGCTGGCAACATCCTCTACAGACAGCGTGGAACAAAGATTCATCCAGGAATCAATGTTGGCCGCGGCGGAGACGATACATTATTCGCGCTGGTTGATGGCGTTGTAAGATTTGAGAGAAAAGGAAGAGATAAGAAACAGGTTTCTATCTATCCGGTTGCTAAATAA
- a CDS encoding ribosomal-processing cysteine protease Prp, whose amino-acid sequence MIHVTIYENDRKECIGFQTKGHAEYAEMGQDIVCAAVSVLVINTMNAIELYTDDEVSVLSDEEEGIVSFHVNGAPSKEAALLLKTMILGLREMADDENYAEYIDLTFEEV is encoded by the coding sequence ATGATTCATGTAACCATTTATGAAAATGACCGTAAAGAATGCATAGGCTTTCAGACCAAAGGACATGCCGAATATGCCGAGATGGGACAGGATATCGTATGCGCAGCCGTTTCCGTGCTGGTCATTAACACGATGAATGCCATTGAACTATATACGGATGACGAGGTGTCGGTACTTTCCGACGAGGAGGAAGGGATTGTTTCCTTCCATGTGAATGGCGCGCCCTCCAAGGAGGCAGCGCTGCTGTTAAAGACTATGATTCTTGGTCTGAGAGAAATGGCGGATGATGAGAACTATGCAGAATATATTGATTTAACATTCGAGGAGGTGTAA
- the rplU gene encoding 50S ribosomal protein L21, with protein MYAIIATGGKQYKVAEGDIIKVEKLGVEAGETYTFDQVLAVSDNGLKVGNPTVEGATVEASVVENGKAKKVIVYKYKRKTGYHKKNGHRQQYTAVKIDKINA; from the coding sequence ATGTACGCGATTATAGCAACAGGTGGTAAACAGTACAAAGTAGCCGAAGGCGATATCATTAAAGTAGAAAAGCTTGGTGTAGAGGCCGGAGAGACTTATACATTTGACCAAGTACTTGCAGTAAGCGATAACGGATTAAAAGTTGGAAATCCAACCGTTGAAGGAGCAACCGTAGAGGCTTCTGTAGTGGAAAACGGAAAAGCAAAGAAAGTCATTGTTTACAAGTATAAGAGAAAAACTGGATACCATAAGAAAAATGGTCACAGACAGCAGTATACTGCAGTAAAAATTGACAAAATCAATGCTTAA